Part of the Prunus dulcis chromosome 8, ALMONDv2, whole genome shotgun sequence genome is shown below.
AAATATATTCGCATGGATCAAgtgggtcaggcaattgatAGCTTTTTGGCAAagagtaatctcgtgctccagactcggGACGATCGATCATTTCTGTACATAAGAGAATTTCTTCGTTTTtcaagttgctccaattctgctcttcacttcgtatctccccATGAAGcgtagaattggatgatgggtcatggaagaacatCTCAGATTCCATGaaggtcacatccaaagtgacataggtaaGTCAGGTATgagggtgataacagcggtagcctttctgatgagtggcataacccgcaaaaacaaaacaaagcgcacatggatcaagtttgctacgttgatttttatggagatgaacgaaagccaTTCATCCAAATCTTTGGGGTGTAAGTACCAAAACATAGGATAGAGGTATGTGTTGCgcaagcacctgtaagggagttttaaaggtcaatacaccagaaggcatgcAGTTGATCAGGTGAACTGCagtgacaatagcatcatcccagtgatggcgaggaacatgagcgcTAATCAGAAGTGTtgggcggtttcaagaagatgtcaattctttctttcagcaacaccattttatTGCAGTGTTtgaggacaagtcgtctcatggataattccatgttgttggaagtaagtctgtaagtctgaaagtcatgattgacaacATGATCAAACCAAACATGTTGAAGTGGATAAACATTTTATCAAAGAGAAgattgagaagaagatcatCCGCCTACCATTCATAAAATCAGAAGATCAGTTGGCAGATATCTTAATAAAAGTTGTTTGTAGTATAGTATTTCATGACTCACTTACCAAGTTAGGCATTGGTGACATATATCCACCAACTTGAGGAAgagtgttgacgtgagtcttctaattaatcaaggagatttatttccttgattaattaagggatttactttcctattttttatataattgataaatcattgtacaattaggagatactttcctaattctttactgCATCTAATTTCTTATAAAACCCACatgtaaactcttatatatatctcattatggagaagaatataaataaaaaaaactaatacattcaaaccatattcatattttagcaggTAGAAGGGATCATACATCGGAGTAGAGGATGGAGGAGAGGGCTCTTGAATTGGTTTTTTCATTAGTTGACTTTTCGATTTCATTcttaattcaattattttagaagttaatcatttttatttaatgaatacaTGCTGGAAAATAGTTtaatgaattatatatattccttTGAGATTCAATTTTGATCCTAGTATTACCCATTAAATAATCACGTCATAAGATTGCTCCCTTATAAGATCATCCATAATGGGCTCCTTAAACTACCTcattagacaaattttagggaggaatcTTAAAAATGCAACTCTAAGCACGCTCTCTATCCAGCTCCTAAAATATGGAGTcttctaggagctcctaaatctgaggagagagaaaggactcctagtagctccctataatttaatgctgctttatttattgagtatttcaaacctttatttaatgataactatttttattttatcttttaataGAGATAgaccaatcaaaaaagagttatagcatttatgactctccAAATTATGGAatatggttggagttgaaatttgttagagagctcctaaaatagttttcttatatttttagttaaattttagctaagaaatagagagtatcattgtggatgctctaagagcatccacaatcgGCTCTCTAAACCACctccttagacaaattttagagaggaattgtaaaaatgcaacttcaaccatgctccctatccacctcctaaaatagggagtcctctaggagctcctaaatctgaagagagagaaaggattCCTAGTGGCTCCCTATAGTGTAATGctgttttatttaatgagtatttcaaacctttatttaatgctaactattttttattttattttttaatagagatggaccaatcaaaaaagagttataacatttatgactctccaaattagggagtatggttggaattgaaattttttagagagCTCATAAAATagctttcttatatttttagctaaattttagctaagaaATAGATAGCATCATTGTGGACATATTCtcaaatatcaataatatcgaTGAAATATCAAGGATATTATCGTTTTTTTGAATTACTGATATTTCAAAACATATCCATgcacatatcgtataaatatcgagaatatcgacgataatattgaaaaatattgaCGTCGATAATTTCACTCacacttcagcaatattttgttacaatatcgctataatatcgaaaatatcgatgtaatgaaaaaaaaaaggaaaaaaaaaaggggaaaaaacacaaaggggATTCAAGGTGTTTCCTCTTGTAAAATTAGTCATCCTTGGTTTGCTTTGTATTGTGGTGTCCAAGTCAtaagttcttttttcttctaaatatTGAGACATGGACAGAATCCGAGACTCAAtattcaaatgattttgctcATGGACAACGTCAACCAATCTCGGATCCATATAGGTggcatgttaacaattacatgcaaaactattttggggatttatcatttgatgactactcttcacacTACACTtattctacacatagagattatgaagatagtgaaaatttgaacctcataggaactctatgtggtactaagtcacttatgtatcttaccatgcaatgtataaaatgtaaaatattgtagtaaatcattatatataaatgattgtggtgtgtttaatcttctttaattaattactacatgtTTTCTACATTCACAAtgtttgtcagctcgctatataatcaacttaaattagttaaatccatcatgcaatgcatttccttccagtttttgtgataaactaatagataattgactaaataagcatcctccaaaatttcaataaaaatttccaagtttttcttacaatttccgtaatttttattcaatttttatccatatcgataatatcccgatatttccatcaaaatttccatatttttggactaccgatatttccgatatcaccaatattttagaccttgattgtggatgctctaatgaaataaaatttttgcTCCACACTTCCAAGGAAAATTGgctttctttcaaaaaaaaatatattaatattccTTTGCCAATaatgattatatatatgttgagaCTTGTGAGAGGTATTTAACACCGCTGCCTATATAATGTTTGAAGGCAAGGCAATTTGAGTTCCACAGTTCCACTGCTTACCCACACCACCCTAAACTGACGATCCAGCTGCAATTTGACGTTTCCACCTCCCAAAAACCAAAGCTGACAactctgagagagagagagagagagagagagagagagagagagagagagtgtgtgtttTGAAACTTGGAACACCTACGTTATGCACTCAAGGCCATGCCTACATTATTATCTCttccaaatttatttattccaGATTCTCagtctttatttttatgaacGTGCATTCAAATCTGCATACGATATAATCACAGTGATCTTAAATAACCCataaattacaacaaaaatcAGTTTTcaaatccttttctttttctactttctcttattattaatttttttttctaaattctttattattcttagaatattttttttttatagaaatattcttagaaattttttttaagtgtcATCATAggataaattttaattttataaatgtatacagcaaaaaaaaaaaaaaaatttagtgaAGGTTATGaagcaacaacaaaatcaattaatCACTGTGATCTTAAAGAAAGCATAAAATACAGCAAAAATCAGTCCTCAAATCGCATTTTCTCtactttttcttattaatacatattgtttttataaattctATATTATTCTTAGAATTATTTAAATGTTATCATTCAccataaaagataaaaaaatttattcgCGTAATTCAATTCAGTGGAGGCTTGATAAATTTCTCACAAACAATTTCCCATCAAATCTTTTCTGCAAACTAAACGGGTTTAATTCATAAAAGCATACAAACAAGTGATGAAAATTAAAGATCTTATAAAGTATCAAATTTTATTCCGACTATTATCTGTACGaatgcaaatttaaaagattaaTTAGCAGAAAATTGTATAATTAGAATGAGATGACCTAAGAATAATAAAAGCATAGtgaatataattatatatatatataggaactGTAGTAGACAGGAACTGTAAATAAATCCCAGAGAGAATcactaaacaaaacaaaaaaaattaatggctTTTTACAAAATCTGCAGCTTCAGttggaaacaaaacaaaagctagCTTTTCGGCTACTTGtttcaaaacaagaaagaattaAATCCCATGACCAGATTattaaaacttatttatagtATATATGGTAGAGTGTAGGCCATTCTCCCAAATCAGAGACTCAGAGAACCAACAAACCATGCCTCTCCAAAATCAGCCTCAAATCCCGTTTGATTACTCTCTCCCCCTCTTGCCCCAACCATATCTGGTACCCCACTGGATATTAACAGTACCCTACTCTTACAAACTTTACAgtacataaaattaaaaacaagaaCTTTAAAGCTaagggtttttaaattaagCATCAGTTTACAGACGGCTTTTTCCCTGTTGCCTAGGAAAACAAGGCAATCGGAGCCATACATTTCTGGAGGGTGGAGCCCATCACCAGCCCTCTTGGCCCTCAGATCCATAATGATCAGGACCATGATTAAGTCCAGGTGCCAAGCTCCACCCCCACTAACGTTGGCCTCTCTACAGACATTTTACATACACAAGACAAGCTTACATCTCTACAGAGACTACCCTGGCCACAATCTAGTACAACCACTCCTACTATTCTTAACCTAATCCCTACTTAACTGAAGGAAGGAAAACCAGCTAGACTCGTTAAACTTCTGACAATAAAACTGAAATGAAACCGAACTAAAACTCCCAAACTAAAGGCAACTAAATACGAAAAGATCAAAcggtggagagagagagagatgagactGGACGTGGACCCACAGTATCATGATGGATATTTGCATTGATATGACATGGAAGGAAGGGAGCGCATGCAGAGATAATGACAATGACGTGGAGGATCGAAAGGCTAGCTTAATTGTCATGTCAAGTATTAGGGGAGGAGGAGATGGCCTTCAACTACTACTgagatttttcttcttcgcGGAAAATGAGCTTGCCTACGGTCGTGCGCAGAACCTGCCTCCTGAGACCGTCTCGAGGTGGCTCGAAAGATAGAGGCAACACATCTTCTGATTCACACGGAAACCCCATCGTCTCAAAATGCCTTACCAGCCTCTTCTTCCCCTGATCACCATTAAACCATACATCATTTATTTTCACAATTAAAATTGCATTATTTgtgctgcttttttttttcaaagtttgGAAGGGGAGGGGAAGGTGTGCTTGTGCTTCGAATCCGAGACCACTGACATGTAAATGCTCTTATCATTGAGCTATGGACCCGTTGGTCACCAATTAAAGCTACTTATTTGCATAatcaattgtaattaaaaattaaaaacaacatgCATGCGGCTATAATAAATAAGAGATATATACCTGGATTTTGGCATAGGCAATTTGACGTATCTTAGTAGAGTGGAAGAGCTCCCATGCTTGGCTGTCAGCCGCTTTGTAAAACTTCCAGACTGCCTCCGGGCTCGTGAAGTTCACAAATGCATACCCTTTGTTGAACCCGGTCCTGCAAATACAAtcaaaacattttaaaaaaaaaattaaaaattaaaaaaaattgaactttttgggaaaaccaaaaacccaaatGGAAATTAATATCAGAAATTAATGAAGTAATTGGAATGATAAGTAGTGATTGCTAATTAATACTTACTGGAAGTCTATTGGTAGATACAAGAAGTCATAAGCAGATATTAGCGTCGAGTtatctcctcctccttctccgccaagtttctcatattttttattctcCATGGCGCAATGAGTGTCCAGAAAAGCCATAAGCAGATCACGACTTTGATATTCAGAGAACCCAAAAGCAGAAAAGTTAGGAAGAAACCATGAGGATCAGAAAGTGCCCATTTGATGAATTCAGATCATAAAATCAAATGAGCCACAATTTTAGAAATCCAAATGCACTAACTGGGTCATCTCAACAACTAAATTCCCAATCAAAATTGAGATTTAGACAATCAACCAACCCCATGCAAAACACTCAACCCAATTGACCAAACTGAATTTCAAAACCCACATGCACCAACCAGatgaaaatctcaaaacccaGATTGAAAAAGCTTGGAAACCAAACtgaaaacttgaaaagaaaaagaaaaaaaaagcccagATGATGAAGACCAAAAGCATGCATGTAAACTGTAAAGAAAGATCAAAATCAATGCAAAGAGCCTAGAGCATACTTGTACTTGTTGGGAATGTTCCTGATCATAACAGTGGTATTGTCTCCACCACGTACCACAGGCAACACATCCGAGAATTGTTTGCTCCTCACCTTGTTGGGCACAAGCCAATTATTTCCCATGCCATTACTTTTCCAATTATCAAAACCTTTATCATAACTATTGACAAACCCCAACCTTGGCCTCACTTCCCTTTCCTTCTCACACTTACAATAAGTACCCCTTCTGCTTTCATTAAAACTGCTCCCTAGACCTCCATGACCAAAAGAGCACCGCTTTTTATTCCTATAATACCCCTTGGCCGCCCTTGGCCTTGGAGAACGAGACACTGTCTTGGCCTCTTGGTTCTGGACCCCACGGAGGCCATGCTCTTCATGAGGTATGGTAAGAGTTGGCTCAGTTGATGGTTGCAGAAAGTTGAGAGGGGCTTGTTGGGTACTTTGGGTAGGGAAAAGTGGGTTGAAAGAGTAATTAGTATCGGAGGAGGTAAAGTTAGTATCAAAGGTGGTGGTGTTTGTTTGATGAAAGTAAGAGAAGTAGAAGGAGGAATATTGGTTAGGGTTTACCAGAGGCGGTGGGGGGTAAAAGTAGGAGGGGATTATTGAACCAGAGAGTGAGAATAGGTTTTGGTTAGGGAAGAACTCGGGGGCATATGGGTTCAAACCCTGAAACCCTCCTGTGATTTGAACTGCCATGGAAGAAACAAAAGAGGTTTGGAAACTAACTTCGGGaaacagacagacagacagacagagagaTTGAAAGAGgttttttggctaaaaaggCCGAGAGATGGTAAGTACACTGGAAAGGGGAAAAGACTCAAAAACTTGCCTTTTTGCTGATGTGAAGTGAGGCttgtccctttttttcttgggttaCTCACTAGTTTTCTACTACTCTCACGCCCAGTAAGACAGAACTATAGGTGATGCATGTTTctggggttttggtttttgttgccttttctttttaaggaGTATTGAGTCTAGGATCTGTGTATACAAAAACTTCCAAATATATGATTCTTTTCATCATTGTGTTAATTGCGTTTCAAGGCATAAatcaaatttggattttttattttggcaagTAATAATGTTTTAACTAACTAATTACTTAAGAGAGCGTTTTGACAGTTCGAACTTAACTTTTAgtagtttttttattaatattaaatatttaatttggaGTTTTACAAACGAAACTTAGAGTGTCAAACAAGGCCTAAAACATGATTATtgataagaaaaattaggtattagacataattaactttactAATTATTATTTGAGACATTGGgcatttttgtttgggttttaatacctaaaaaagaattattattttggattagaCCAAAGAggaggcccagattcgttgggcttgtctaaattataaaagaaaaatacaattttacccttttgttttaaaatcagatttcagcacctctctctctctcctcttccttATTCACTCCAGCGATGACGACTCCCTCTTCTCTCCATTGACGATACGAcgccctctctttctcctctttcttcttcgcTCAATCAACTACGACGACACCcgctctctctcctcttccttATTAGTCTCCATCAACAACGAcaccctctctctcatctttcttcttttcacgCAAAGTTCTGTTTTTCATCTGGTGAGGTATGTGTTTTCTAGATTAGAttcttatttcaattttgtagATCTGTTAGGCCAACCTATATGGATCTAACAATAGATCcgttatttcaattttctagATCAAATTCTTCTCAAGCGAAGTGTCTGTATCTATTGATTTATGAAGACTAtatgtgacaggacccgacccaatttccgctttggaattcgagccaagtcctgtgcgtgtccgacacctgacgaatgtcgggcacaaaagacctttttacccttcttgtttcaaattctctttaaaatgcccttagacttctgccgaaatttcggcagagtctcccctgtattttgaccaatcccaaaattttccacatgCTAAACAATCAGTAAATccatcccaacagccagaacatCTCAATTAACAAATCTcaactccagttttccactaatactagatatcagagcatactttaaagttttcaagttttcaaagattttctacaaactctaccttagtgcggaagctataattggcctggtggtggatcccgcgtacttttacagcctgggggcggaAATAGattgaagatgtgagtggaccgaacataagaattcttgaaaacagtttaacaatcataataacccccactataaaaattgttaaataaactaaatacgtacattccatttaaagccttctaaactcaaagcattccatgtaaatcataatcaagctcgataaattttattcaaaagcactgaaatcaaagcttgtataaaacactgaaatcaaacttgtataaaagcactgtactcaaaccttgtataactgaacaaaactgtataaatgtatcaatgcctgaaaaattggagaagctgatataaaataactgaaagtcataattaaataagagaaaacccaaaatcctttgaaaataccacctctttgtacccctgtcataaccgtcaattccctggcaggtcttgggcgtcacacaggctacccgagccgcaaactggcgaaatcaggggactatgatcaacctgtcccgccggcagattcctcgatgacaccaagtcaactcgagtcgctctggcaggatgcaggggaccgtagtcagcctgatccgcaatcctggcaggtcttggggacacagagtcagccgagccgcaatcctggcaggtctcgggacaccaagtctgccgagctgcaaatcctggcactcacggtccgagcgtccccgaaactcgtgaggcaaaatCAAGTGCACTAACATAAGCTGAAAttggactggatgtccgtagacatcggtccaactctgggtaatcaccaaaaataaatgggtacgaggtggttttaaaataaattcctttagaaaaatctgaataataactgaaatctcaagttgtgctgctgtctcatctgattccaacctcaaactctgtttctataacttgtaaataagcagcacagacttatagaactgttactgtacttaTCATGTTCAgaaccgtaataaaacttactcaagatcaaataaagaaatttatccaataaattcatttctaaaaacttatttatataaaatcaatataaactcatttataaaacttatttatataaaatcacatcaaatcattcatgaaatctgatttatgaaagaaagtccactcacagatggtccgagctacttcgacccttcgaaggtctcttttgcaatcctgtcgggctcttggtgccttactcgattgatttggtggtcGGAAGTGAGAGaacgagctcccaaaaattttcagaaaaactgtTGGAACCAGCCTGTTTCGTGGCAGTTTCCGGCTACTACAATAGCGGATGGAGGCTGAGGAGGGGCAGGGCtgatagagggaagtgaggtggttcgtttgggaccggtattgcctgaaacggtggcctgagttgggagaaatcgctgtctgaagttggctggtcgagatggttcgagagagaagaaagctgggtttataaaactgaactttgaaatatttacggttctgccactgagactcttttgaccataactccttcgttacaactccgattcgggcctactccgtgtctacggactcgtttcgccgtgctctacgcaacagcTTAATCggaattaccaaattctttcccgatcaaaaattcaactttttccctattaaataatgcgagggtaaaattgtctttttgttaaaagatattttccttacttttttagatattttctttctttttagatattttgttttgggttattacaatatGGATCTAACAATTCGTTTGGCCagccttgtcattggtgtggGGTGAAATGATTTGGCTTTAATTcacatttataaataagttttg
Proteins encoded:
- the LOC117638428 gene encoding uncharacterized protein LOC117638428; translation: MAVQITGGFQGLNPYAPEFFPNQNLFSLSGSIIPSYFYPPPPLVNPNQYSSFYFSYFHQTNTTTFDTNFTSSDTNYSFNPLFPTQSTQQAPLNFLQPSTEPTLTIPHEEHGLRGVQNQEAKTVSRSPRPRAAKGYYRNKKRCSFGHGGLGSSFNESRRGTYCKCEKEREVRPRLGFVNSYDKGFDNWKSNGMGNNWLVPNKVRSKQFSDVLPVVRGGDNTTVMIRNIPNKYNRDLLMAFLDTHCAMENKKYEKLGGEGGGDNSTLISAYDFLYLPIDFQTGFNKGYAFVNFTSPEAVWKFYKAADSQAWELFHSTKIRQIAYAKIQGKKRLVRHFETMGFPCESEDVLPLSFEPPRDGLRRQVLRTTVGKLIFREEEKSQ